The following coding sequences lie in one Polluticoccus soli genomic window:
- a CDS encoding response regulator, translating to MKKVLLIEDNTEIRENMAEILELSGYETVTAPDGRKGVSLAMEIKPDIIVCDIMMPELDGYGVIHMLQKHPDTQHIPFIFLTAKTERAEIRKGMELGADDYLTKPFNGTELLNAIESRLKKTEALKQHLSPGLEGLNVLINASGNDIVKNLAETAEVASYKKRQVIYHDGGQPYRLYYVQSGKVKTYKTNDDGKELITGLYGEGDFFGHIAILEGMPYKENAEAIEDAEVAMVPREQFEIVVNGNPAILKKFVGLLAKNVTEKEDQLLGLAYNSLRKKVANALIVLHDKYKPADGKEFSIDISRDNLSTIAGTAKESLIRTLGDFKDEKLIDVKSGVITILQAQKLRNLIN from the coding sequence ATGAAAAAGGTTTTACTGATAGAAGACAATACAGAGATCAGGGAAAATATGGCCGAGATACTCGAGCTTTCCGGCTATGAGACCGTTACCGCACCCGATGGCAGGAAAGGAGTATCGCTGGCAATGGAAATCAAACCTGATATCATCGTTTGCGATATCATGATGCCCGAACTGGACGGCTATGGCGTCATTCACATGCTGCAGAAACACCCGGATACACAGCACATACCTTTCATATTTCTTACAGCCAAGACTGAACGCGCCGAGATCCGGAAAGGAATGGAACTGGGCGCCGATGATTACCTGACCAAGCCTTTCAATGGTACCGAGCTACTGAATGCCATAGAAAGCCGCCTCAAAAAAACCGAGGCGCTGAAACAACATTTATCACCGGGACTGGAAGGACTAAATGTGCTGATAAATGCCAGCGGCAACGATATCGTGAAAAATCTTGCTGAAACGGCAGAAGTCGCATCTTATAAAAAGAGGCAAGTGATCTACCATGATGGTGGACAACCTTACCGGCTTTACTACGTGCAAAGCGGCAAGGTAAAAACCTATAAAACAAATGATGACGGTAAAGAGCTGATAACAGGCCTGTATGGCGAAGGCGACTTCTTTGGCCATATTGCCATATTGGAAGGAATGCCGTACAAAGAAAACGCAGAAGCCATAGAAGATGCTGAGGTAGCTATGGTACCCCGCGAACAATTTGAAATCGTTGTCAATGGCAATCCTGCTATTCTAAAGAAATTTGTGGGACTGCTCGCCAAAAATGTGACGGAAAAAGAAGACCAGTTGTTGGGCCTGGCGTATAATTCTCTTCGTAAAAAGGTTGCCAATGCTCTTATTGTGTTACACGATAAGTACAAGCCAGCTGACGGCAAAGAATTCAGCATCGACATCAGCCGCGACAACCTGTCAACAATAGCAGGCACTGCCAAAGAATCACTCATACGCACGCTGGGCGATTTTAAAGATGAAAAGCTAATAGATGTAAAAAGCGGTGTGATCACTATCCTGCAGGCGCAAAAGCTTCGCAACCTGATCAATTAA
- a CDS encoding sulfite exporter TauE/SafE family protein, with the protein MESLGIITALLMGITGSLHCAGMCGPIMMVMQFQFLEGWKRAAGIALYHFGRISVYAMLGAILFSVKSAFTPHMQQYVSIILGTALLIVGLLTFLPNVVRIKLPWAGFVTGSIGKFLAKPGLKALLMSGILNGLLPCGLVYMALSASLAAGSLADAVAYMYAFGAGTVPVLVFITVFKTRLKLFSAPSVKRLIPVMMFVFGTLFVMRGLNLGIPMLSPKITVEQAQIKATCCHKR; encoded by the coding sequence ATGGAAAGCTTGGGAATAATAACGGCATTATTGATGGGCATCACGGGCAGCCTGCACTGTGCAGGTATGTGTGGACCTATCATGATGGTCATGCAGTTTCAATTCCTGGAAGGTTGGAAGCGTGCTGCGGGCATTGCGCTCTACCACTTCGGTAGAATATCGGTATATGCAATGCTTGGGGCAATATTGTTCTCTGTAAAGTCGGCTTTTACACCACATATGCAACAATATGTGTCGATCATTCTCGGCACTGCCCTGTTAATAGTAGGATTGCTCACGTTTTTGCCGAATGTTGTACGGATTAAACTACCATGGGCTGGATTTGTGACCGGATCGATCGGCAAATTTCTTGCAAAGCCAGGACTGAAGGCATTATTGATGTCGGGTATTTTGAACGGGCTTCTGCCATGTGGCTTGGTCTATATGGCATTATCTGCAAGCCTGGCAGCAGGTAGCCTCGCTGATGCGGTAGCTTACATGTATGCATTTGGCGCCGGCACTGTACCTGTGCTGGTTTTTATTACTGTATTTAAGACAAGGTTAAAGCTCTTCAGCGCGCCTTCAGTCAAACGGTTGATCCCTGTGATGATGTTTGTCTTTGGTACCTTGTTCGTTATGCGTGGGCTTAACCTAGGCATACCCATGCTCAGTCCTAAGATCACGGTGGAGCAGGCTCAGATCAAAGCAACCTGCTGTCACAAACGTTAA
- the ccoG gene encoding cytochrome c oxidase accessory protein CcoG: MQVQQAQTSFRDKVATADKEGKRIWLFPTKPKGKLYNARTLLSILYLLVFFTMPFIKVEGHPVFLMNVLERKFILFGQIFWPQDFFIFGLGMVVFIVFIALFTVVFGRVFCGWACPQTIFMEMVFRKIEYLIEGDGARQKLLAKQPWNTDKIIKKFSKWTIFWIVSFLIANTFLAYVIGIDELKTIITEPISKHVGGFVGIAIFTSIFFFVYSWFREQVCTVVCPYGRMQGVLLDKNSMVISYDYVRGERRGKFKKNAERDLGDCIDCNQCVKVCPTGIDIRNGTQMDCTNCTACIDACDAMMKAVGFETGLIRFASENNISKKEPTRFTGRMRAYSGVMVLLLGVLVYLLASRTDVGISVLRTPGQLYQELPGGVLSNLYNYKLLNKTYADKQLEFRPENFKGEITLVGEEKLLVPKEEYLSGSMFIKIPQAQVKERKTQLKIGVYEDGQKIATIKTSFLGPFSGI; encoded by the coding sequence ATGCAAGTACAGCAGGCACAAACATCATTCAGAGACAAAGTCGCGACGGCGGACAAAGAAGGGAAGCGCATTTGGCTATTCCCAACTAAACCGAAAGGGAAATTATACAATGCCCGGACGCTTTTAAGTATTCTGTACCTGCTGGTTTTCTTCACCATGCCATTTATTAAGGTTGAAGGTCATCCGGTATTCCTGATGAATGTGCTGGAGCGGAAGTTTATCCTGTTCGGGCAAATATTCTGGCCGCAAGACTTCTTCATCTTTGGCCTGGGCATGGTGGTATTTATCGTCTTCATTGCCTTGTTTACTGTCGTGTTTGGTCGCGTATTTTGTGGCTGGGCCTGTCCGCAGACGATCTTTATGGAAATGGTATTCCGGAAGATCGAATACCTGATAGAGGGCGACGGCGCGAGGCAAAAACTGCTGGCAAAGCAACCATGGAACACTGATAAGATCATTAAAAAATTCTCTAAGTGGACTATCTTCTGGATAGTAAGCTTTCTGATCGCTAATACCTTCCTGGCCTATGTGATCGGCATCGATGAGCTAAAAACGATCATTACGGAACCTATTTCTAAACATGTTGGTGGATTTGTCGGCATTGCAATATTTACTTCGATCTTCTTCTTTGTTTATTCCTGGTTTCGCGAGCAGGTGTGCACTGTGGTATGTCCTTATGGTCGTATGCAGGGTGTACTCCTCGACAAGAATTCAATGGTCATCTCGTATGACTATGTACGCGGTGAGCGGCGCGGGAAGTTTAAAAAGAATGCGGAACGTGACCTTGGAGATTGTATTGACTGTAATCAATGTGTGAAGGTATGTCCTACCGGTATTGATATCAGGAATGGTACGCAAATGGATTGCACCAACTGCACTGCGTGTATCGATGCATGCGATGCGATGATGAAAGCAGTGGGCTTTGAAACCGGATTGATCCGTTTTGCATCTGAGAATAATATCAGCAAAAAAGAGCCGACCCGTTTTACCGGCAGAATGCGTGCCTACTCTGGTGTTATGGTGTTGCTGCTGGGGGTCTTAGTATATCTGCTGGCCAGCAGGACAGATGTAGGTATTTCAGTATTACGCACACCCGGACAACTCTACCAGGAGTTACCCGGTGGTGTATTGAGCAACTTGTACAACTATAAGCTGCTGAACAAAACCTACGCTGATAAACAATTAGAGTTCCGTCCTGAGAATTTCAAGGGTGAGATAACATTAGTAGGTGAAGAGAAACTTTTGGTCCCGAAAGAAGAATATCTGTCAGGCAGCATGTTCATAAAAATACCCCAGGCACAGGTGAAGGAAAGAAAAACACAATTGAAAATTGGCGTGTACGAAGACGGTCAGAAGATCGCCACTATTAAAACATCATTTCTCGGACCATTTTCCGGGATATAA
- a CDS encoding FixH family protein — translation MSTVKIGWGTRIAFLYGGFVVMMVSLVILSMKQDYSLVSDDYYKEELAYQNTIDASKNSSALSEPAAINAYNKEVIVRFPAEFAAASLSGTVHFYSPVATSLDRKFDISASDNIMHIDRQQLAGNRYVVKLSWSANGKTYYQETDLNLQ, via the coding sequence ATGAGCACTGTAAAAATTGGATGGGGCACGCGGATAGCGTTTTTATACGGAGGATTTGTCGTTATGATGGTCAGTCTTGTAATCCTGAGTATGAAACAGGATTATTCACTCGTTTCGGATGATTACTACAAAGAGGAGCTGGCCTATCAGAATACCATCGATGCCAGCAAAAATAGTTCTGCCTTATCAGAACCCGCTGCTATAAATGCATACAACAAAGAAGTTATTGTACGCTTTCCAGCCGAGTTCGCAGCTGCCAGCCTTAGCGGTACTGTTCATTTTTATAGTCCTGTGGCTACTAGCCTTGATCGTAAGTTCGACATCTCTGCAAGTGATAACATAATGCATATCGATCGTCAGCAACTGGCAGGCAATCGCTACGTGGTGAAACTGAGTTGGAGTGCTAATGGTAAAACCTATTACCAGGAAACGGATCTAAACTTGCAATAA
- the treZ gene encoding malto-oligosyltrehalose trehalohydrolase, with translation MEQINVLQRGIGVNFTDTGEASINIWAPEKQNVEVLVNDTNRIALHKTEIGYWQLVTDKIRPGDEYKLVLDDQQVFPDPASASQPRGPHKGSEAIDIAGYEWTDNTWENIPVKEYIIYELHTGTFSSEGTFEGIEKKLDYLKELGITAIEIMPMAQFSGARNWGYDGVYPFAVQNSYGGANALKKLINECHRKGLAVILDVVYNHLGPEGNYLSVFGPYFTNKYSTPWGSAINFDDAWCDGVRRYFIENVLMWFRDFHIDALRMDAVHAIKDFSPSHILEDMRKYVDELMVKSGQRHYLIIESDLNDTRFIDTVKNRGYGMDAQWTDEFHHSLRVATGQVQHGYYADFEGLPHLAKAYQDAYVYNGIYSTHRKKTFGNKTSRYPGWQFIVFSQNHDQVGNRMLGERTSQLVSFEMCKLMVAAVMVSPYIPLLFMGEEYSESNPFLYFVSHTDADLVEAVREGRKAEFSEFHEKGEAPDPQSEDTFNRSKLQWDLIELEPHATMLKYYRTLIQLRKSDSVFSSLERGGLETHVDEQREILILKRTVNNARRVCLMNFSKQIQNVRIDEDSSFWKIFDSAAPEWNGNSTASETLDRNLTIQPESILIYAG, from the coding sequence ATGGAGCAGATAAATGTTTTACAGCGCGGCATAGGCGTCAACTTCACTGATACAGGTGAAGCAAGTATTAATATTTGGGCTCCGGAAAAACAGAACGTCGAAGTGTTAGTGAATGATACCAACCGTATCGCACTGCATAAAACTGAGATTGGATATTGGCAGCTGGTAACTGATAAGATAAGGCCTGGCGACGAGTATAAACTTGTGTTGGATGATCAACAAGTATTTCCTGATCCAGCTTCGGCCTCACAACCACGCGGTCCGCATAAGGGATCAGAAGCGATAGATATAGCAGGTTACGAGTGGACCGATAACACTTGGGAAAACATTCCAGTCAAAGAGTATATCATTTATGAACTGCACACAGGCACGTTCTCTTCAGAAGGCACCTTTGAAGGCATTGAAAAAAAGCTCGATTATCTAAAAGAACTGGGAATAACCGCCATAGAGATAATGCCCATGGCACAATTTTCCGGGGCACGCAATTGGGGCTACGATGGGGTTTATCCTTTTGCTGTGCAGAACTCTTATGGAGGTGCCAATGCACTAAAGAAGTTGATTAACGAATGCCATAGAAAAGGGTTGGCTGTTATACTGGATGTTGTTTACAACCACCTTGGACCGGAAGGAAATTATCTCAGTGTTTTCGGGCCGTACTTTACAAATAAATACAGCACACCATGGGGCAGTGCTATCAATTTCGATGACGCCTGGTGCGATGGTGTGCGTCGCTATTTTATCGAGAATGTCTTGATGTGGTTTCGCGATTTCCATATCGATGCCCTACGCATGGATGCCGTGCACGCCATCAAAGACTTTAGTCCTTCACATATTTTGGAAGATATGAGGAAGTATGTAGATGAGCTGATGGTAAAAAGCGGACAGAGGCATTACCTGATCATCGAAAGCGACCTTAATGACACCCGGTTTATTGATACTGTAAAAAATCGTGGTTATGGAATGGATGCCCAGTGGACGGATGAGTTTCATCATAGCTTACGTGTAGCTACTGGTCAGGTGCAACACGGCTACTATGCTGATTTCGAAGGCTTGCCTCATCTTGCTAAAGCGTACCAGGATGCCTATGTGTACAACGGCATTTATTCTACTCATCGTAAAAAGACTTTTGGCAACAAAACCAGTCGTTACCCCGGTTGGCAGTTTATCGTATTCTCACAAAACCACGACCAGGTAGGGAACCGCATGCTCGGCGAACGGACAAGCCAACTGGTGAGTTTTGAAATGTGCAAACTGATGGTGGCAGCCGTCATGGTTAGCCCGTATATTCCATTGCTGTTTATGGGCGAAGAGTACAGTGAGTCTAATCCCTTCCTGTATTTCGTCAGCCATACAGATGCGGACTTGGTAGAGGCTGTGCGTGAAGGACGTAAAGCTGAGTTCAGCGAATTTCATGAAAAAGGAGAAGCGCCCGATCCGCAATCGGAGGACACATTCAACCGGTCTAAACTGCAATGGGACTTGATAGAACTGGAACCGCATGCAACCATGCTGAAGTATTATAGGACGCTTATTCAATTGCGAAAATCAGATTCTGTGTTTTCAAGTCTTGAACGTGGAGGCTTAGAAACACATGTCGATGAACAAAGAGAAATTTTAATCCTAAAACGGACTGTCAATAATGCCAGGCGCGTCTGTTTGATGAATTTTTCTAAGCAGATCCAGAATGTTCGCATTGATGAGGATAGCTCATTCTGGAAGATCTTTGACTCTGCAGCACCGGAATGGAACGGCAATTCGACTGCGAGCGAAACATTGGATCGTAATCTGACAATTCAACCTGAATCTATATTGATCTACGCCGGATGA
- a CDS encoding PAS domain-containing sensor histidine kinase: protein MNLTGRQGFEALFNNAAIGIITVDVKGDIVLVNQFALKQFGYNNVDELIGKKIEILIPQRYKEKHVEHRDRYYGHNPHSRPMGTGMDLFAIKKDGTEFPVEVSLSVYNTLDGMFSIAFVSDITIRKKSESALIQLNADLEEKVKERTQSLEEALEKEKELNELKSRFVSMASHEFRTPLSTVLSSTYLLAQYAKTEDQPKREKHIQRIVSSVNLLTDILNDFLSVGKIEEGKIQVRFTEIDIKETISALVTELKTIVKPGQDIIYEHSGANKVLLDLALVKHIVLNLVSNAIKFSPENSPVYISTVNEDNTLLLSIKDKGLGISPEDQQHLFERFFRGANVTNIQGTGLGLHIVAKYVELMNGTITFNSTLGEGTEFIIKVDKTQK, encoded by the coding sequence GTGAATTTAACCGGCAGACAGGGATTTGAAGCGCTTTTTAATAATGCCGCTATCGGCATTATTACTGTCGATGTAAAAGGCGATATTGTATTGGTGAACCAGTTTGCGCTGAAGCAGTTTGGCTACAATAACGTCGACGAACTAATAGGGAAGAAAATAGAGATACTGATACCGCAGCGCTACAAGGAGAAACATGTGGAGCACCGTGACAGGTATTATGGTCACAACCCGCATAGCAGGCCTATGGGCACTGGGATGGACCTGTTTGCCATAAAAAAAGACGGTACAGAATTTCCCGTGGAGGTGAGCCTGAGCGTGTACAATACGCTTGACGGCATGTTCAGCATTGCCTTTGTCAGCGATATTACGATACGTAAAAAGTCAGAAAGCGCCCTGATACAGCTTAATGCCGACCTAGAGGAAAAGGTAAAGGAGCGGACCCAATCGCTGGAAGAAGCCCTGGAAAAAGAAAAAGAGTTGAATGAGTTGAAGAGCCGTTTTGTCTCAATGGCGTCGCACGAGTTTAGAACGCCTTTGAGTACCGTGCTGTCGTCTACCTACTTGCTGGCCCAGTATGCTAAGACTGAGGACCAGCCCAAACGGGAAAAGCACATACAACGCATTGTATCATCCGTCAACCTGTTAACCGACATTCTCAATGACTTTCTATCGGTTGGCAAGATAGAAGAAGGAAAGATACAGGTACGTTTTACCGAGATCGATATAAAAGAAACCATATCCGCACTGGTAACCGAGCTAAAAACTATAGTCAAACCAGGGCAGGACATTATTTATGAACACAGCGGTGCCAATAAGGTTCTCCTCGACCTTGCACTTGTAAAACACATTGTGCTCAACCTGGTATCCAACGCGATCAAGTTCTCGCCGGAAAACAGCCCGGTTTATATAAGCACGGTAAACGAAGACAACACGTTACTTCTGTCGATAAAAGACAAAGGGTTGGGTATATCGCCGGAGGACCAACAGCATCTATTTGAGCGCTTCTTCCGCGGAGCGAACGTTACGAATATTCAAGGTACCGGTCTGGGACTTCATATAGTGGCTAAATATGTGGAGCTTATGAACGGAACCATCACATTTAACAGTACCTTGGGCGAAGGAACAGAATTCATTATTAAAGTCGACAAAACTCAGAAATGA
- the glgX gene encoding glycogen debranching protein GlgX codes for MDTKVYTGNPFPLGATWDGKGSNFAIYSQYATGVELCLFNDVKDETESIKIKMTERSGHIWHVYLPKVGPGQLYGYRVSGPYEPHNGHRFNVNKLLIDPNAKAIAGTINWHDSLFGYQLGHPEEDLSFNAEDSAPFMPKCVVIDPSFDWEDDKPPQTPFHQTVIYEAHVKGFTQLHPDIPEEIRGTYAALAHPVVIQYLKDLGITAIELMPVHHFVSDRHLKERGLTNYWGYNTMAYYAPDVRYSSGGILGDQVVEFKNMVKQLHKAGIEVILDVVYNHTGEGNQMGPTLSFRGIDNASYYRLTEDRRYYMDFTGTGNTLNAMLPNVLRLIMDSLRYWITEMHVDGFRFDLAAALARELHDVDRLSSFFDIIYQDPVISQVKLIAEPWDVGEGGYQVGNFPHGWSEWNGKYRDCIRDYWRGADSMLGEFAERFTGSSDLYKGDYRTPTSSINFITAHDGFTLHDLVSYNEKHNEANGENNNDGEYHNRSWNCSVEGPTDDEKVVKLRKKQQRNFLTTLFLSQGVAMLTAGDEIGRTQKGNNNPYCQDNEISWINWAEADLELLDFTKKLIHLAKEHPVFCRRGWFQGYPIRGIGVEDIAWFLPDGTEMSEEHWNYWYAKSLAVYLNGQGIHALDPNGERIVDDNFYIIFNAHHGSIEYKLPEARYGDTWNMVLNTGTNTFDDGSTYTAEQVVLVKSRSVVVLINPKD; via the coding sequence ATGGATACCAAAGTGTATACCGGTAATCCTTTCCCATTAGGCGCCACCTGGGATGGGAAGGGATCCAACTTCGCTATTTACTCTCAATATGCCACAGGTGTAGAACTATGCCTGTTCAATGATGTAAAGGATGAGACTGAGTCGATCAAGATAAAAATGACGGAACGGAGCGGCCACATCTGGCACGTCTATCTGCCTAAGGTGGGTCCCGGCCAACTCTACGGTTACAGGGTATCAGGGCCTTACGAACCCCATAACGGCCACCGGTTCAATGTTAATAAACTCCTGATAGACCCCAATGCTAAAGCCATTGCAGGCACTATCAACTGGCACGACTCGCTTTTTGGCTACCAGCTCGGCCATCCGGAAGAGGACCTGAGCTTTAATGCAGAGGACAGTGCGCCGTTCATGCCCAAGTGCGTGGTCATTGATCCTTCGTTTGATTGGGAGGATGACAAGCCACCCCAAACACCGTTTCACCAAACGGTTATCTATGAAGCACATGTGAAAGGTTTTACCCAACTGCACCCAGACATACCTGAAGAGATACGTGGAACCTATGCCGCCCTGGCACACCCGGTTGTTATCCAATACCTTAAAGATCTGGGCATAACGGCAATAGAGCTGATGCCGGTCCATCATTTCGTTTCCGACAGGCACCTGAAGGAGAGAGGGCTAACGAACTATTGGGGTTATAACACTATGGCTTATTATGCGCCAGATGTGCGTTACTCCAGCGGCGGCATACTTGGTGATCAGGTGGTGGAATTCAAGAATATGGTAAAGCAGTTGCACAAAGCAGGTATCGAGGTAATTCTTGATGTCGTATACAACCATACAGGGGAAGGCAACCAGATGGGGCCAACTTTATCATTCCGCGGTATTGATAACGCATCGTATTACCGCCTGACGGAGGACAGACGATACTACATGGATTTTACCGGTACGGGTAATACGCTCAATGCTATGCTGCCCAACGTATTGCGCCTTATTATGGATAGCCTGCGTTACTGGATAACGGAAATGCACGTAGACGGGTTCAGGTTTGACCTGGCAGCGGCACTTGCCCGCGAGTTGCATGATGTAGACAGGCTGAGTTCATTCTTCGATATCATTTACCAGGATCCTGTTATCTCACAGGTAAAACTGATAGCCGAGCCCTGGGACGTGGGCGAGGGCGGTTACCAGGTAGGCAACTTTCCCCATGGCTGGTCGGAGTGGAATGGCAAATACCGCGATTGCATTCGCGACTACTGGCGTGGTGCCGATAGTATGCTGGGTGAATTTGCTGAGCGGTTTACAGGTAGTTCAGACCTGTATAAAGGCGATTACCGCACGCCCACATCGAGTATCAACTTCATAACTGCTCACGATGGATTCACTTTGCACGATCTGGTGTCCTACAACGAAAAACATAACGAGGCAAATGGGGAAAATAACAACGATGGTGAGTATCACAATCGTTCGTGGAACTGTAGTGTAGAGGGGCCAACTGATGACGAAAAGGTTGTCAAGCTCCGTAAAAAGCAACAACGCAATTTTTTGACTACCCTGTTCTTGTCGCAAGGTGTCGCTATGCTAACGGCCGGCGATGAGATAGGCCGCACACAGAAAGGAAATAATAATCCCTATTGCCAGGACAATGAGATATCATGGATCAACTGGGCAGAAGCTGACCTGGAATTGCTCGACTTTACCAAAAAACTCATTCACCTTGCGAAAGAGCATCCGGTATTTTGTCGTCGTGGTTGGTTCCAGGGATATCCTATCCGAGGTATAGGTGTCGAAGACATTGCGTGGTTTCTGCCAGACGGTACGGAAATGAGCGAGGAACACTGGAACTACTGGTATGCAAAATCGCTTGCAGTATACCTGAACGGCCAGGGCATACACGCTCTTGACCCTAATGGTGAACGTATAGTTGATGATAACTTCTACATCATCTTTAATGCGCACCATGGATCCATTGAATATAAGCTTCCCGAAGCCCGGTATGGCGATACATGGAACATGGTATTGAATACCGGTACAAACACCTTCGACGATGGAAGTACCTACACGGCCGAGCAGGTGGTCTTAGTAAAGAGCCGTTCTGTCGTAGTGCTCATAAATCCTAAAGACTAA